One part of the Lotus japonicus ecotype B-129 chromosome 2, LjGifu_v1.2 genome encodes these proteins:
- the LOC130738786 gene encoding phosphoethanolamine N-methyltransferase has product MGSVVMPQGMEGVVEEREVQKSYWIEHSSDLSMESMMLDSNASNLDKEERPEVLSLLPAIESKSVIELGAGIGRFTGELAKKSGQLLAVDFIESAIKKNESINGHHKNVKFMCADVTSPNLHVSEGSVDLIFSNWLLMYLSDQEVENLAERMIKWLNVGGYIFFRESCFHQSGDSKRKYNPTHYREPRFYTKVFKEFHMSDNKGSSFELSLVGCKCIGAYVRNKKNQNQICWIWQKVRSQDDRGFQRFLDSVEYNHKDILLYERVFGQGFVSTGGLETTREFVAKLGLKPGQKVLDVGCGIGGGDFYMAENFDVEVVAIDFSINMISMAIERAIGLKCTVEFECADCTSKTYPENTFDVIYTRDTLFHIKDKPALFRSFYKWLKIGGTLLITDYCKSGGDLSLEYAEYIRKRGYYIHDMKAYCQMLENAGFDDVIAEDQTNLFMKTLQQELLGIENKKEDFIDDFSEEDYTEIIERWRAKQMRGAAGEQIWGLFIAKKK; this is encoded by the exons ATGGGTTCAGTGGTAATGCCGCAAG GCATGGAAGGTGTTGTAGAAGAACGTGAAGTTCAGAAAAGCTATTGGATTGAACATTCTTCAGATTTGTCCATGGAGTCAATGATGCTCGATTCCAACGCCTCCAATCTCGACAAGGAAGAGAGACCAGAA GTACTCTCCCTTCTACCTGCAATTGAAAGTAAATCAGTTATAGAGCTTGGAGCAGGTATTGGAAGATTTACAGGTGAATTGGCTAAGAAATCTGGCCAACTGCTTGCTGTGGACTTCATTGAGAGTGCAATAAAGAAG AATGAAAGCATTAATGGACACCACAAGAATGTCAAGTTCATGTGTGCTGATGTCACATCTCCAAACTTGCATGTTTCTGAAGGATCCGTTGATCTCATATTCTCGAACTGGTTACTTATGTATCTTTCAGATCAAgag GTTGAGAATTTAGCTGAAAGGATGATCAAATGGTTAAATGTTGGTGGATATATATTCTTCAGAGAATCTTGTTTCCACCAATCTGGAGATTCAAAGAGAAAATACAACCCAACACACTACAGGGAACCCAGATTTTACACTAAG GTATTCAAAGAGTTCCATATGAGTGATAATAAGGGGAGTTCCTTTGAACTTTCTCTTGTTGGCTGTAAATGCATTGGAGCTTATGTCAGAAATAAGAAGAATCAAAACCAG ATTTGCTGGATATGGCAAAAGGTTAGATCACAAGATGATAGGGGGTTCCAGAGGTTCTTAGATAGTGTTGAGTATAATCATAAGGatattttactttatgagaGAGTTTTTGGCCAAGGCTTTGTGAGCACTGGAGGACTTG AAACAACAAGGGAGTTTGTGGCAAAATTGGGACTAAAGCCTGGTCAGAAAGTGCTGGATGTTGGTTGTGGTATTGGAGGTGGTGACTTTTACATGGCAGAAAATTTTGATGTTGAGGTTGTTGCCATTGACTTCTCCATAAACATGATTTCCATGGCTATTGAACGAGCCATTGGACTCAAATGCACTGTGGAATTTGAGTGTGCTGATTGCACTAGTAAAACATATCCTGAGAACACATTTGATGTGATCTACACTCGTGACACCTTGTTTCACATCAAA GATAAACCAGCACTTTTCAGATCATTTTACAAATGGTTGAAGATTGGAGGTACGCTTTTGATTACGGATTACTGCAAAAGTGGTGGAGATCTATCATTAGAATATGCTGAGTACATAAGAAAAAGAGGATATTATATCCATGACATGAAAGCATATTGTCAG ATGCTTGAGAATGCTGGATTTGATGATGTGATTGCAGAGGATCAAACAAATTTG TTCATGAAAACTTTGCAACAGGAGTTACTTGGCATTGAGAACAAGAAGGAAGATTTCATTGATGACTTCTCTGAG GAAGACTACACTGAAATTATTGAAAGATGGAGGGCTAAGCAGATGAGGGGTGCAGCTGGTGAGCAGATATGGGGATTGTTCATTGCCAAGAAAAAATAA
- the LOC130738785 gene encoding LOW QUALITY PROTEIN: nucleolar protein 56-like (The sequence of the model RefSeq protein was modified relative to this genomic sequence to represent the inferred CDS: inserted 1 base in 1 codon), whose translation MALFLLYESASGYALLEAHGVDEIGQNTEAVRNSVSDLNRFGKVVKLRSFNPFTSALDALKQCNAVSEGLLTDELRTVLETNLPKVKEGKKSKFSLGVSDPKIGSQISEVTKIPCQCNEFVSELLRGVRLHFDRFVNDLKAGDLEKAQLGLGHSYSRAKVKFNVNRVDNMVIQAIFLLDTLDKDVNSFSMRVREWYSWHFPELVKIVNDNYLYAKVAKFIEDKSKLSEDNISDLTDIVGDEDKAKEIVEAAKASMGQDLSPIDLINVQQFAQRVXDLSEYRRKLYDYLVAKMSDIAPNLASLIGEVVGARLISHAGSLTNLAKCPSSTLQILGAEKALFRALKTKGNTPKYGLIFHSSFIGRASAKNKGRMARYLANKCSIASRIDCFSESGTTAFGEKLREQVEERLDFYDKGVAPRKNIDVMKSAIESVENREMETEEVPVDASGKKAKKKNKAAATTDGDDMAVDKAPETTNGDASEDHKSEKKKKKKEKRKLDQEVELHDQTADDGTNGVASEKDGAVKKKKKNKRDDNGEVLEAADESKKKKKNSKSKGTE comes from the exons ATGGCGCTGTTCCTTCTGTACGAGTCAGCGTCGGGTTACGCTCTGCTGGAAGCTCACGGCGTCGATGAAATCGGCCAGAACACCGAAGCCGTTCGCAACTCCGTCTCCGATTTGAACCGCTTCGGCAAAGTCGTCAAGCTCCGCTCCTTCAACCCCTTCACCTCCGCCCTCGATGCCCTCAAACAGTGCAACGCCGTCTCCGAAG GTTTATTGACTGATGAGTTGAGAACTGTACTGGAAACTAACTTACCGAAAGTAAAGGAAGGGAAGAAGTCGAAGTTTAGTTTAGGTGTATCGGATCCTAAGATTGGTTCCCAGATATCTGAAGTGACTAAAATCCCTTGCCAATGTAATGAGTTTGTGAGCGAGCTGCTCCGCGGTGTGCGGCTCCATTTCGATAGGTTTGTCAACGATCTCAAG GCGGGGGATTTAGAAAAGGCGCAACTTGGTCTCGGGCATAGTTACAGCAGAGCTAAGGTGAAGTTTAATGTTAATCGAGTTGACAACATGGTCATTcaagcaatctttcttcttgATACCCTTGATAAGGATGTTAATTCGTTCTCCATGAGAGTCAG GGAGTGGTATTCGTGGCATTTTCCGGAATTAGTGAAGATTGTAAATGATAATTATCTGTACGCTAAAGTTGCAAAATTTATTGAGGATAAATCAAAGTTATCTGAGGACAATATTTCAGACTTAACTGACATAGTTGGGGATGAAGATAAAGCAAAGGAGATCGTGGAAGCTGCTAAGGCGTCCATGG GGCAGGACTTGTCCCCAATAGACTTGATTAATGTCCAACAGTTTGCTCAAAGGG AGGACCTATCTGAGTACAGGCGGAAACTATATGATTATCTGGTTGCTAAAATGAGTGACATTGCACCAAATTTGGCCTCTTTGATTGGTGAAGTTGTTGGTGCGCGGTTAATTTCCCATGCTGGTAGCCTCACAAATTTGGCCAAATGCCCCTCTTCTACCCTCCAAATTCTTGGCGCAGAGAAGGCTTTGTTCAG GGCATTAAAAACAAAAGGAAACACTCCCAAATATGGTCTGATATTCCACTCTTCTTTTATTGGTCGAGCATCTGCCAAAAATAAGGGCCGAATGGCTCGTTATCTTGCAAACAAATGTTCAATTGCATCACGGATTGACTGCTTCTCTG AAAGTGGCACTACTGCATTTGGGGAGAAACTTCGTGAGCAAGTTGAGGAGCGACTTGACTTTTATGACAAGGGGGTAGCCCCTCGTAAGAACATAGACGTCATGAAGTCTGCTATTGAAAGTGTTGAAAACAGAG AGATGGAAACAGAAGAAGTGCCGGTTGATGCTTCAGGCAAGAAAgccaagaagaaaaataaagctGCTGCTACAACTGATGGTGATGACATGGCTGTAGATAAGGCCCCAGAAACTACAAATGGTGACGCATCAGAGGATCATAAGtcagaaaagaagaagaaaaagaaagaaaagaggaaATTGGACCAGGAGGTGGAGCTTCATGATCAGACTGCAGATGATGGTACAAATGGAGTTGCAAGTGAGAAAGATGGAGCagttaaaaagaagaaaaagaataagaGGGATGATAATGGGGAAGTATTGGAGGCTGCTGATGAgtctaagaagaagaaaaagaattcaAAAAGCAAAGGTACTGAGTAA